CCGTCACCGGAAAACTCTGCCCGCAGGCGTTCAAGATTGAGAAACAGAAAATAGGCATCAGCCTGTTCCTGATACCCTTCTGTGCGGATAGGGCCTCGTTTCGGAGACGGGCTTAAACAGGTATCAAGCCGATCAAGGAAATCTTTGGTCGCGCTGCGCGGCTTCCAGTATTTGTCGCCCTGCACGTCATCCACGTTGAACTGCGCCGCGTTCCGGCCCTGAGCATATCGGGGGCGCTGCAACGTAATGCGGATATCCGGCTTGACGATTTTGACGCCCAGGCGCTGCATCAGAGCCGCACGGCCGACATGGTTGTCGGGCAACAATAGCATCATTGCCAGCAACAGGTCTTTAATTTCGCCCGTTACAGGAACGATCTTGGGGCTGTCGGAGAAGCCCGGTCCATCGATCCGCCCTTCGAACTTGTCCTCATACCGATCGATCAGTTTGCCGACGTTCGGGTTGTGGCCAGAGTAGTAGACCAGAATATGATCGGGCAGTGGGGTTGTGCCAAGCGTGCGGCGGCCGGCATCATCGTTGATGATCAGCGCGCTGTTACGCCATTTGATCCGGGTTTCCGTCCCGGCAATTTCAAAGCTGATCGCGTAGTCGAACCCTGGCCCCGCCGCATCGGGATCGAAATCAAAGATGTGGTCAAAAATCTCGATCAGGGCTTCGAGGAAATTGGATTTGCCCGATCCGTTCTTGCCGACGAAAATATCGATGAAGCCATCGCCGTCAAAGCTAATCGAGAAATCGCGAAGGTTTTTGTACTGGCTGATCCAGACCGAGCGGAGACGCATCAGGCCGCCGCGCGTTGAGCGATGGCGTCGGCGAGGTGGCGCTGGGTCTCGGCGGCGCCGGCGAGGCGGGATTTGAGGGTATCGCACAGCGCTATGAGGTCATCGACCTTTCCGACGATGCGGCGTTGCTCGGCGAGGGGGGGGATAGGGACGATGACAGCCTTCAGCTTCGCTTGAGATATGTTAACTTGGCTAGCGGCCATACCCGACTTTGCCCGCTCAATTTGTTGCGCAGCAGATCCGACCGACAAGGTCAACGCAAGGTACTGGCCATCAATTTGAGTTGAGGCTGGTCGAAACCGAATTATTTTGTCCGAGATCATAAGGCGTGGACGGGTGACTGCCACAAAACAGCATATCCCAACGCGGTTTGTCGGTCCGGCACGGGTAATGAGGACGTCACCCGCGCGCGCCTCAGCGTCCGGACGAGGCTCAAACCTTGAAGGTAATTCTTTATTTTGCTCGGCTTCATATCGCATGTCTTGGACTGCCGTCGTTTTTAGCACTCCCCAGGCATCTTCCGATCGCGATGGAAACTCGTGACAGGCGGGGCTCCAGCCAGAGTCCATGGGGCCGATTAGCTTTTCTAGCGGAAAAGCGATCCAATTGTGAGGTAACGCGACTTCCAAAGATTTGGTGGCGTCGGCCAGTTTAAGGCCTTCATCCTCGGCATCCTGCTCCACCAGCTTCCCCCGCACGGCGAGGTCGAGGATGGTGTGTTTTAGGGCGTCGATGCTGGCGTCGGTGGTGAAGAGGGTGTCGAAATGGCTTTCCAGCCGCGCCCATTGGCGGGCGAGGTCGGCCGCGTCCGCGCTGTTCACCAGCGTGGCGAGCAGGGTTTCCACCATCGCCTGGTGCGCGGCTATCGCGCCCGCACTCTCCCGCTCCAACGCGTCGCACAGCGCCATCAACTCATCCACCTTGGCCACAATCCGACGCTGTTCGGCTAGGGGTGGGATTCTGATCTGAACCTCGTTGAGTTCGGCCTTGCCGATCA
This portion of the Sphingomonas sp. So64.6b genome encodes:
- a CDS encoding restriction endonuclease subunit S; its protein translation is MTDIAALVADNLSIWTSAIERRSGAGRGGSKRINLYGVDRLRALIFELAAQGSLILGEECPPSKLGPNVDLVMGQAPPGNACNKDGLGTVFVKTGEFGELYPEICEWTTKPLKLAKAGDVLICVVGATIGKLNLGIDCAIGRSVAAIRPKKALDTKYLYFSLMPFTLRLRRDARGSAQGVIGKAELNEVQIRIPPLAEQRRIVAKVDELMALCDALERESAGAIAAHQAMVETLLATLVNSADAADLARQWARLESHFDTLFTTDASIDALKHTILDLAVRGKLVEQDAEDEGLKLADATKSLEVALPHNWIAFPLEKLIGPMDSGWSPACHEFPSRSEDAWGVLKTTAVQDMRYEAEQNKELPSRFEPRPDAEARAGDVLITRAGPTNRVGICCFVAVTRPRLMISDKIIRFRPASTQIDGQYLALTLSVGSAAQQIERAKSGMAASQVNISQAKLKAVIVPIPPLAEQRRIVGKVDDLIALCDTLKSRLAGAAETQRHLADAIAQRAAA